From the Lancefieldella sp. Marseille-Q7238 genome, one window contains:
- the efp gene encoding elongation factor P: MATISTADFRNGMGLKINDKYYTIVEFQHVKPGKGGAFVRYKIRDLKSGRVIDQTCNAGTKFENVQLITKEMQYLYNDGESFYFMDNETYDQITVPADFIGEKNVWFKENDNCQLLYADTELLGVEPPMFIEVEITETDPGFKGDTVQGGSKPATVETGATLQVPMYLNQGERIKVDTRVGKFVSRV, encoded by the coding sequence GTGGCAACCATCAGTACGGCAGATTTCAGAAACGGCATGGGCCTCAAGATTAACGACAAGTACTATACCATCGTTGAATTTCAGCATGTCAAACCGGGCAAAGGCGGTGCGTTCGTCCGCTACAAGATTCGTGATCTTAAGAGCGGTCGTGTGATTGATCAAACGTGCAACGCCGGCACTAAATTTGAGAACGTGCAGCTTATCACCAAGGAGATGCAGTACCTCTACAACGACGGCGAATCCTTCTATTTTATGGACAACGAGACCTACGATCAGATTACGGTACCCGCTGACTTCATCGGCGAGAAGAACGTCTGGTTCAAGGAGAACGACAACTGCCAGCTGCTCTATGCTGACACGGAACTTCTGGGCGTTGAACCGCCGATGTTCATTGAGGTTGAGATTACCGAGACCGACCCTGGATTTAAGGGAGACACAGTTCAGGGCGGCAGCAAACCCGCGACCGTGGAGACCGGCGCAACCCTGCAGGTTCCAATGTATCTCAATCAGGGCGAGCGCATCAAGGTTGACACGCGCGTTGGTAAGTTTGTCTCTCGCGTGTAG
- a CDS encoding TlyA family RNA methyltransferase — MVKRPSKRRLDAELVRQGLFPDTETALRAILAGDVSTHERRLTSAGELVEEGLFLHVRHTLPYVSRGGLKLERALDAFDVSPEGLTCLDIGASSGGFTDCLLQRGALQVTSVDVGYAQFDWSLRNNVRVKLLERTNVTALPGLGYEASFDLAVCDVSFTSVAHILPATLVTLKPTGAFITLVKPQFEADKTEVDDGGVVTSAKTRLAALTRVAQLFSQAGLGPIAACESPIHGAKGNVEYLLFGRKGVKPAVLDLKAVVEKHTVVRV, encoded by the coding sequence GTGGTAAAGCGCCCATCTAAGAGGCGCCTTGACGCGGAGCTGGTACGCCAGGGATTGTTTCCCGATACAGAAACCGCCTTGCGTGCCATTCTCGCAGGCGATGTTTCCACACACGAAAGAAGACTGACTTCTGCCGGAGAGCTTGTGGAAGAAGGTCTTTTTTTGCATGTCAGGCATACGCTTCCGTATGTGAGCCGCGGCGGACTTAAACTTGAGCGTGCGCTGGATGCCTTTGATGTCAGCCCGGAGGGTCTGACCTGTCTTGACATAGGAGCTTCTTCCGGCGGCTTTACCGATTGCCTGCTGCAGCGAGGTGCTTTGCAGGTAACTTCCGTTGATGTTGGCTACGCTCAGTTTGATTGGTCGCTGAGAAATAACGTGCGTGTCAAACTGCTGGAACGTACCAACGTAACGGCGCTTCCCGGCCTTGGCTATGAGGCTTCGTTTGATTTGGCCGTATGCGATGTTTCATTTACGTCAGTCGCGCACATCCTGCCCGCGACACTTGTGACGCTCAAGCCAACAGGAGCTTTCATTACGCTGGTAAAGCCTCAATTTGAAGCGGACAAAACCGAGGTTGATGACGGCGGCGTTGTAACGAGTGCAAAGACGCGCCTTGCGGCGCTTACGCGAGTCGCACAGCTCTTCTCGCAAGCGGGTCTCGGCCCGATTGCGGCGTGTGAAAGTCCTATTCACGGAGCAAAAGGCAACGTGGAGTACCTGTTGTTTGGAAGAAAGGGCGTCAAGCCGGCCGTGCTGGACCTGAAGGCGGTCGTGGAAAAGCATACAGTTGTTCGTGTGTAG
- a CDS encoding Asp23/Gls24 family envelope stress response protein encodes MADNELRIAGIGISKDVVSAVVSHAAGNVAGVASVGGNDTIASNLINVFTNKSMAPGKAVESVVENDTLRIGVHLAVFYGYPFTKLAADVRGVVATAVNEQIGVSISAVDVYIDSLVFPKE; translated from the coding sequence ATGGCCGATAACGAACTGCGCATTGCGGGAATCGGTATATCAAAGGACGTTGTTTCTGCGGTTGTGTCACATGCGGCTGGAAACGTTGCCGGTGTAGCTTCCGTTGGCGGAAACGATACCATTGCCTCCAATCTCATCAATGTCTTTACCAATAAGAGCATGGCGCCTGGTAAGGCCGTTGAATCCGTTGTGGAAAACGATACGCTTCGTATTGGCGTTCATCTCGCGGTCTTTTACGGCTATCCCTTTACCAAGCTCGCCGCCGACGTTCGCGGCGTTGTAGCGACTGCCGTCAACGAGCAGATAGGCGTTTCTATCTCCGCGGTTGACGTGTATATCGACAGCCTCGTGTTCCCCAAGGAGTAG
- a CDS encoding DUF956 family protein codes for MAQSQNSSIDLTIKATSFHGLTTYGDVLIGNKAFEFYNEKNPEDYIQIPWDEVDHVAASVMGGGKVISRFAIFTKKNGNYSFSVRDNKAALRAIREYVGEEKLVRSPNFWYVFKHGLAAIPQAPRLVCDAFKKISQKVSKKASEKASRKK; via the coding sequence ATGGCGCAGTCGCAAAACAGCAGCATTGACCTGACGATAAAGGCAACATCGTTTCACGGTTTGACGACATACGGTGACGTTCTTATCGGCAACAAGGCCTTTGAGTTTTATAACGAGAAAAACCCGGAAGATTATATTCAGATTCCATGGGATGAGGTGGATCATGTGGCCGCTTCAGTTATGGGCGGCGGCAAGGTTATTTCCCGTTTTGCTATCTTTACCAAGAAAAACGGCAATTATTCATTTTCTGTGCGCGACAACAAAGCCGCACTTCGCGCTATCCGCGAATATGTAGGTGAAGAAAAACTCGTTCGCTCCCCGAACTTCTGGTATGTGTTTAAGCACGGGCTTGCGGCGATCCCTCAGGCCCCTCGCCTCGTGTGCGACGCCTTTAAAAAGATCTCTCAAAAAGTTTCCAAAAAAGCTTCTGAAAAGGCCTCCAGAAAAAAGTGA
- the nusB gene encoding transcription antitermination factor NusB produces MSTQFFGRTLARSQALQILFQAEQTDRMVSEVLAGEYVLSEGPLDAYAKQLACGTDGIRDALDAILRAYSREWSVSRMPSVDRNLLRLSLYEMLEVPDVDVAVTINEVVELARAYGGDESPRFINGILGRVAADMAEGKDIYEFARLAANSEESMAQEESPLQERNE; encoded by the coding sequence TTGAGCACTCAGTTCTTTGGCAGGACGCTGGCTCGAAGCCAGGCGCTTCAGATTCTGTTTCAGGCCGAGCAGACCGATCGCATGGTTTCTGAGGTTCTTGCGGGGGAGTATGTGCTTTCCGAAGGGCCCCTGGATGCTTATGCCAAGCAGCTTGCTTGCGGCACTGACGGTATTCGGGACGCCCTCGACGCTATTTTGCGTGCCTATTCGCGTGAGTGGAGCGTCTCACGCATGCCGTCCGTGGACAGAAATCTATTGCGTCTTTCTCTCTATGAGATGCTTGAAGTTCCTGACGTTGACGTGGCGGTGACCATCAACGAGGTTGTTGAGCTTGCGCGCGCGTACGGCGGAGACGAGTCCCCCCGTTTTATCAACGGCATTTTAGGCCGCGTGGCAGCCGATATGGCGGAGGGTAAGGATATCTATGAGTTTGCTCGTCTTGCGGCAAACAGCGAAGAGTCCATGGCTCAAGAAGAGTCGCCGCTTCAGGAGAGGAACGAGTAG
- a CDS encoding NAD(+)/NADH kinase → MKVLLVPNYSREVAVQGAHMLEEWLGEQGCDVVWAHDKKLFPQKQVDLFGCELVISLGGDGTLLRAARIVGYSEIPLMGISYGHLGFLTSATPDEMLETIADALAGELHASRRATLEIESVYEAPDGSLHTEKSFALNDFAVSRGGAGDMIEFSVSVSGNYIDTLRGDGFIVSTATGSTGYALAAGGPIVTPEFTGMSCVPVAPHTIMARAFLTSSSDIVEITMSRERPACRHFFADGQNIAHATEATGISATVKRGPGDIILLDRSAQSFYRSVSRVFYGKANNS, encoded by the coding sequence GTGAAAGTTCTTCTTGTCCCAAATTATTCGCGTGAAGTTGCCGTGCAGGGTGCTCACATGCTTGAGGAATGGCTCGGTGAGCAGGGCTGCGATGTTGTCTGGGCTCACGACAAAAAACTTTTCCCTCAAAAGCAGGTGGACCTTTTCGGCTGTGAGCTGGTGATATCGCTGGGCGGCGACGGAACGCTTCTGCGCGCAGCTCGTATCGTAGGGTATTCCGAAATTCCGCTTATGGGCATTTCCTATGGTCATCTGGGGTTTTTGACATCGGCCACACCTGATGAGATGCTTGAGACAATCGCCGACGCTTTGGCAGGTGAGTTGCACGCGTCCCGTCGCGCGACCCTTGAAATTGAATCGGTGTACGAGGCTCCTGACGGCTCGCTTCATACCGAGAAGAGCTTTGCGCTGAACGACTTTGCCGTGTCTCGCGGCGGCGCCGGCGATATGATTGAGTTCAGCGTGTCGGTTTCGGGCAACTACATTGACACCCTGCGCGGAGATGGCTTTATTGTCAGCACAGCTACGGGTTCTACCGGCTACGCGCTTGCCGCAGGAGGTCCTATTGTGACTCCTGAGTTTACCGGCATGTCATGCGTGCCCGTTGCTCCTCACACCATTATGGCGCGCGCCTTTTTGACTTCATCGTCGGACATCGTTGAAATTACCATGTCGCGCGAAAGGCCGGCGTGCCGTCACTTCTTTGCCGATGGGCAAAATATAGCCCATGCAACTGAGGCTACGGGTATTTCTGCTACGGTAAAACGTGGACCTGGCGACATCATCTTGCTTGATAGAAGCGCGCAAAGTTTCTACCGCTCGGTGTCTCGTGTGTTTTACGGTAAGGCTAACAATTCATGA
- a CDS encoding CTP synthase — MTKHIFVTGGVVSSLGKGITAASLGRLLKARGYKVMMQKADPYLNVDPGTMSPFQHGEVFVTEDGKETDLDLGHYERFIDENLTRESNFTTGLIYQSLIQRERAGDFLGGTVQVIPHVTNAIKARFARIEEVTDADVVITELGGTIGDIESQPFVEAIRQFRKERGAANVAIIHVSLVPYIAAAHEVKTKPTQHSVKELRSMGIQPDFIVCRSSHTVDASIREKIANFCDVDADCVFENNDLPSIYDVPSHLKEQGFDSKVCERLGLEARLSDLSGWESFTSAMHTAHALPDATRIYVVGKYTQLPDAYLSVIEALHHSGIFYGRHMDIRLVNGEELTEESAEAELKDADGILVPGGFGIRGVEGKMVAIRRARERNIPYLGVCLGMQTAVIEFARDVAGLEGANSAEFAPETSYPVIDLMPDQEDITDKGGTMRLGSYPCKVAPHTLASEAYGDELIYERHRHRFEVNNAYRRQLVDAGLVISGVSPDERLVEMIELPESVHPWFVASQAHPEFKSRPTSPAPLFREFARAAIAHHEGAGRHDVASRS, encoded by the coding sequence ATGACCAAGCATATTTTTGTAACAGGCGGCGTCGTTTCTTCGCTGGGCAAGGGCATTACCGCGGCTTCTCTGGGTCGTCTGCTCAAAGCCCGCGGCTATAAGGTCATGATGCAAAAGGCTGATCCCTATTTGAACGTTGACCCCGGTACTATGAGTCCGTTTCAGCATGGCGAGGTGTTTGTGACTGAGGACGGCAAGGAGACCGATCTTGACCTCGGCCATTACGAGCGCTTCATTGACGAGAACCTTACGCGTGAGTCAAACTTTACCACGGGCCTCATCTATCAGTCGCTCATTCAGCGTGAGCGTGCAGGGGATTTTCTCGGCGGCACGGTGCAGGTGATTCCTCATGTCACCAACGCCATTAAAGCCCGTTTTGCGCGCATTGAGGAAGTGACCGATGCCGATGTGGTCATTACTGAGCTTGGCGGCACTATTGGCGATATTGAGTCTCAGCCGTTCGTTGAGGCTATTCGTCAATTCCGCAAGGAGCGTGGCGCGGCAAACGTCGCCATCATCCACGTGTCGCTTGTGCCTTACATTGCCGCTGCTCATGAGGTGAAAACAAAGCCTACGCAGCACTCTGTCAAGGAGCTGCGTTCCATGGGAATACAGCCGGACTTTATCGTGTGCCGCTCAAGTCATACGGTTGACGCATCTATTCGCGAGAAGATCGCCAATTTCTGCGATGTTGACGCCGATTGCGTGTTTGAGAATAACGATCTTCCCTCAATCTATGACGTTCCCTCGCACCTTAAAGAGCAGGGCTTCGATAGCAAGGTCTGCGAGCGCCTTGGCCTTGAGGCTCGCCTTTCTGACTTGTCTGGCTGGGAGTCGTTTACGTCTGCAATGCATACGGCGCATGCTCTTCCAGACGCTACCCGCATCTATGTGGTGGGCAAGTACACACAGCTTCCCGACGCGTATCTTTCGGTGATTGAAGCGCTGCATCACTCTGGAATTTTCTACGGGCGTCACATGGACATTCGCCTTGTCAACGGAGAAGAGTTGACGGAGGAAAGCGCTGAAGCAGAGCTTAAAGACGCTGACGGCATCTTGGTTCCCGGAGGCTTTGGTATCCGTGGAGTCGAGGGTAAAATGGTTGCCATCCGCCGCGCACGCGAGCGAAACATTCCTTATCTCGGCGTCTGTCTCGGCATGCAGACGGCGGTCATTGAGTTCGCGCGTGATGTCGCCGGCTTGGAAGGAGCCAATTCAGCTGAGTTTGCTCCTGAAACGTCATACCCCGTCATCGATCTCATGCCCGACCAGGAAGACATTACCGATAAGGGAGGTACGATGCGCCTGGGATCGTATCCCTGTAAGGTTGCGCCACACACCCTTGCGTCTGAAGCCTATGGAGATGAGCTTATCTATGAGCGCCATCGCCATCGTTTTGAAGTTAACAACGCGTATCGCCGTCAGCTTGTTGACGCGGGACTGGTGATTTCCGGTGTCTCTCCTGATGAGCGCCTTGTTGAGATGATAGAGCTGCCTGAGAGCGTGCATCCCTGGTTTGTGGCGTCTCAGGCGCATCCTGAGTTCAAGAGTCGCCCCACCTCTCCCGCGCCGCTCTTCCGTGAGTTTGCCCGTGCCGCGATTGCGCATCATGAAGGAGCAGGGCGTCATGATGTGGCGAGCCGGTCATGA
- a CDS encoding PTS mannose/fructose/sorbose transporter subunit IIC, translated as MTPITILLVVIVAFLAGMEGILDEWEFHQPLIACTLIGLVTGHPAEGIILGGSLQMIALGWANIGAAVAPDAALASVASAIIMVLALNGGDTDTVAAINTSIALAIPLSVAGLFLTMIARTIATGIVHAMDVAAEKGDFGAIERWHIVAICMQGARIAIPAAALCFVDPVLVTDALNAMPAWLTGGMAVGGGMVAAVGYAMVINMMATREVWPFFALGFVFAAINQLTLIALGVIGVCLAIIYLGLKDLAKQGGGLGGGSGDPLGDIIDNY; from the coding sequence ATGACGCCTATTACGATACTGCTCGTTGTTATTGTCGCTTTTCTTGCCGGCATGGAGGGCATCCTCGATGAGTGGGAATTCCACCAGCCCTTGATTGCCTGTACACTTATCGGTCTTGTGACTGGTCATCCCGCTGAAGGCATTATTCTGGGCGGTTCGCTTCAGATGATTGCTCTCGGTTGGGCAAATATCGGCGCCGCGGTTGCTCCTGACGCCGCGCTCGCGTCCGTGGCTTCCGCCATCATCATGGTGCTTGCTCTTAACGGAGGTGACACCGATACCGTTGCCGCAATCAATACGTCTATCGCACTGGCAATTCCACTGTCTGTCGCCGGTCTTTTCCTAACGATGATTGCGCGTACCATCGCAACCGGTATTGTGCATGCCATGGACGTGGCTGCTGAGAAGGGCGACTTTGGTGCCATTGAGAGATGGCACATCGTAGCTATCTGCATGCAGGGCGCTCGCATTGCCATTCCCGCAGCAGCTCTCTGCTTTGTCGATCCCGTCCTTGTGACTGACGCTTTGAACGCCATGCCAGCATGGCTTACAGGCGGTATGGCTGTCGGCGGCGGCATGGTTGCCGCTGTTGGTTATGCCATGGTTATCAACATGATGGCAACCCGCGAGGTCTGGCCCTTCTTCGCGCTCGGCTTTGTCTTCGCGGCTATCAACCAGCTTACCCTTATCGCGCTGGGTGTTATTGGCGTCTGCCTTGCCATTATTTATCTGGGTCTTAAGGACCTCGCTAAACAGGGCGGCGGCCTTGGCGGCGGATCGGGAGATCCCCTCGGCGACATTATCGACAACTACTAA
- the recN gene encoding DNA repair protein RecN translates to MIDELAVKNVALIKEASIEPASGLTVLTGETGAGKTALLSAIKLLVGERADTTMVREGADELQVEARFFLGDSDEEGTIVRRRVQSDGRGRVEIDGHMASVRELAEKVGATVDLCGQHEHQRLLDVHTHIDLLDSWIGAPAQEALDKWRVLLAASKNAKAELERVRAVCGAADAKLDEAAFVLRKIGEVNPQRGEYEQLQEQLPRLEHGEALLEAAQGAYAALSDDDGAADRLTQALLALRGVASFDAELAALSESLSSALIDLEDSASELRSYIDSLEIDSETLERLQSRAAAFQGLMRAYGPAMEDVFRRAEEAQEVVSACEDGGERLACAQEAYEAAEKDLAAAADALDVLRAQAAPQLAAAITKQMAFLEMGSAEITVAQDRLERLKWTEAGPSRVELLYKPGAELSARPLRKIASGGEISRVMLACKVVLGAADGCETLVFDEVDAGVGGATAVALAEVLARLAQTHQVIVVTHVPQIAVMGERHYLVKKSEDMSPETSLEELTGEDRVEEIARMLSGTLTETSRAHAREMLSAAAKTR, encoded by the coding sequence ATGATTGATGAGCTTGCGGTAAAAAATGTGGCGCTTATCAAGGAAGCGTCAATTGAACCTGCGTCTGGGCTGACCGTACTGACAGGCGAGACGGGCGCCGGCAAGACGGCCCTGCTCTCGGCCATAAAACTTTTGGTAGGGGAGCGCGCCGATACGACGATGGTGCGCGAAGGTGCGGATGAACTGCAGGTTGAAGCCCGCTTCTTTCTGGGCGACTCCGACGAAGAGGGAACCATTGTCCGCCGTCGCGTACAGTCGGACGGTCGTGGCCGCGTGGAAATCGACGGTCATATGGCGTCGGTACGCGAGCTTGCAGAGAAGGTCGGCGCAACCGTTGACCTGTGCGGTCAGCATGAGCATCAGCGTCTTCTGGACGTACATACCCATATAGACCTTCTGGACTCATGGATTGGCGCGCCGGCGCAGGAAGCGCTTGACAAGTGGCGGGTACTTCTCGCTGCATCAAAAAACGCAAAGGCGGAGCTTGAACGCGTGCGTGCGGTATGCGGTGCGGCGGACGCCAAACTGGACGAGGCTGCGTTTGTTCTGCGAAAAATCGGAGAGGTCAATCCACAGCGAGGGGAGTATGAGCAGCTCCAAGAGCAATTGCCCCGTCTTGAGCATGGGGAAGCGCTTTTGGAGGCGGCTCAGGGTGCGTATGCCGCGCTTTCCGATGACGATGGCGCTGCGGACAGGCTGACGCAGGCGCTTTTGGCGCTTCGTGGCGTCGCCTCCTTTGATGCGGAGCTTGCAGCGCTTTCAGAATCGCTCTCATCTGCGCTCATCGATCTTGAGGATAGCGCTTCCGAGCTAAGATCCTACATCGATTCGCTGGAGATTGACAGCGAGACGCTTGAGCGCCTGCAATCTCGTGCGGCGGCGTTTCAGGGTCTTATGCGAGCTTACGGTCCTGCGATGGAGGACGTGTTTCGCCGTGCTGAAGAGGCGCAGGAAGTGGTGAGCGCGTGCGAGGACGGAGGCGAGCGCCTTGCTTGCGCTCAAGAGGCATATGAGGCTGCCGAGAAGGACCTTGCGGCCGCAGCTGACGCGCTTGACGTCTTGCGGGCGCAGGCTGCCCCTCAGCTTGCCGCAGCGATTACCAAACAGATGGCCTTCCTGGAGATGGGCAGCGCGGAGATTACGGTGGCTCAAGACCGCCTGGAGCGCCTCAAGTGGACTGAGGCCGGTCCTAGTCGTGTGGAGCTTCTCTACAAGCCGGGCGCGGAGCTCAGCGCCCGCCCGCTGCGAAAGATTGCGTCTGGCGGTGAGATTTCTCGCGTAATGCTGGCCTGTAAAGTGGTTCTTGGAGCCGCAGATGGCTGTGAAACGCTTGTGTTTGACGAAGTGGACGCTGGTGTCGGAGGAGCCACTGCTGTAGCGCTTGCGGAGGTGCTGGCGCGGCTTGCCCAAACGCATCAGGTCATAGTGGTCACGCATGTGCCGCAGATTGCTGTTATGGGCGAGCGCCACTATCTGGTAAAAAAATCAGAGGATATGTCCCCTGAGACCTCTCTGGAAGAACTCACGGGAGAAGATCGTGTGGAGGAGATTGCACGCATGCTTTCCGGAACGCTGACGGAGACGTCAAGGGCGCATGCCCGCGAAATGCTGAGCGCTGCAGCGAAGACGCGTTAG
- a CDS encoding site-specific tyrosine recombinase, with amino-acid sequence MNLTQARKEFLAYASVERGLSDNTLDAYARDLTNYVEWLSDQGLDDPCDVTQQIIEAYIALLRDIGLAPASVERHTAAIRNFHRFLVAEQICAASPADDLPTIARALRLPDVISREKAAELLDQPFEKSPRGIRDKAMLEVLYGCGLRASELSALETRGVLLDEELLRVFGKGSKERTVPIFGTAKRALRDYLEGARSEFLIHGEVPFVFLNRRGGRLSRQWIHSSVAAYGRAVGIEDLHPHTLRHSFATHLLEGGADLRSVQELLGHADISTTQLYTHVDRTHVRDVYLSAHPRAR; translated from the coding sequence ATGAATCTCACTCAGGCGCGTAAAGAATTTCTCGCCTACGCCTCCGTCGAGCGCGGCCTTTCCGACAATACGCTTGACGCGTACGCCCGCGATTTGACTAACTATGTTGAGTGGCTCTCGGACCAGGGACTAGATGATCCATGCGATGTGACGCAGCAGATTATCGAGGCGTACATTGCGCTTTTGCGCGATATTGGCCTTGCGCCGGCATCTGTTGAACGGCATACGGCGGCTATCCGCAATTTCCACCGGTTTTTGGTTGCCGAGCAAATCTGTGCCGCGTCTCCCGCCGATGACCTTCCAACAATCGCGCGGGCGCTTCGGCTTCCCGATGTTATATCTCGCGAGAAGGCCGCGGAGCTTTTGGACCAGCCTTTTGAGAAGAGTCCGCGTGGCATACGAGACAAGGCTATGCTTGAAGTGCTCTATGGTTGTGGGCTTCGCGCAAGTGAGCTGAGCGCCCTTGAGACGCGCGGTGTTCTTCTCGATGAAGAGCTGCTGCGCGTCTTTGGCAAGGGTTCCAAGGAACGTACGGTACCTATTTTTGGAACTGCGAAAAGAGCGTTGCGAGACTATCTCGAAGGCGCTCGCAGTGAGTTTCTTATCCACGGTGAGGTGCCGTTCGTGTTTCTGAATCGTCGAGGAGGGCGCCTTTCTCGTCAGTGGATTCATAGTTCCGTGGCCGCGTACGGTCGTGCGGTGGGAATCGAAGACTTGCATCCCCATACGCTGCGCCATTCGTTTGCGACGCATCTTTTGGAGGGCGGCGCGGATCTGCGCTCCGTACAGGAGCTTCTCGGCCACGCCGACATTTCCACAACGCAACTGTATACGCATGTCGATCGCACGCATGTGCGCGACGTGTACCTCAGCGCTCATCCTCGTGCCCGTTAG
- a CDS encoding exodeoxyribonuclease VII small subunit, which yields MAKPDTSAYRTFDQITDRLDDIVSQVRGKDISLEHSLDLFDEAIALGSKAVEMVDTTEFTPEEEARLIDSKKTPEAPADSGKKPGDTQVDTQADDASQESAASTESAEL from the coding sequence ATGGCTAAGCCTGATACTTCAGCCTACCGGACATTCGATCAGATTACAGACCGCCTGGATGACATTGTCAGTCAGGTGCGCGGTAAAGATATTTCGCTTGAACACTCGCTTGACCTCTTTGACGAAGCTATCGCTCTTGGCTCCAAGGCGGTAGAGATGGTCGATACGACTGAGTTTACGCCTGAAGAAGAGGCGCGTCTTATCGATAGTAAAAAGACTCCTGAGGCTCCTGCCGACAGTGGCAAGAAGCCCGGTGACACCCAGGTAGACACCCAGGCAGATGACGCTTCCCAAGAAAGCGCTGCATCAACAGAAAGCGCTGAGCTCTAG
- a CDS encoding PTS system mannose/fructose/sorbose family transporter subunit IID, with protein sequence MEKKIELSQKDRMSVAFRHQYLQGSWNYERMQNGGWAFSMIPAIKKLYPKKEDQIAALKRHLEFYNTHPYVSAPVIGVTLALEEGRANGEPIDDVAIQGVKVGMMGPLAGVGDPVFWFTVRPILGALGASLALGGSILGPILFFVAWNLIRLAFLWYTQEFGYKAGASISSDLSGGMLGKVTEGASILGMFIIGSLVERWVSISFTPVVSTVPQQAGAYIDWTSLPSGVDGIHEALSLYSQLGPTGLEQMKVTTLQQNLDSLIPGLAAVGLTLLCCYLLKKKVSPIVIILALFAVGVIGRYFNFM encoded by the coding sequence ATGGAGAAAAAGATTGAGCTTTCTCAGAAAGACCGCATGTCCGTCGCTTTTCGTCATCAGTACCTTCAGGGTTCTTGGAACTACGAGCGTATGCAGAACGGCGGCTGGGCATTCTCGATGATTCCTGCAATCAAGAAGCTCTACCCAAAAAAGGAAGATCAGATTGCAGCTCTCAAGCGTCATCTTGAGTTCTATAACACTCACCCCTACGTTTCCGCGCCGGTCATCGGCGTTACCCTTGCTCTGGAAGAGGGCCGCGCTAACGGCGAGCCCATCGACGATGTTGCGATCCAGGGCGTTAAAGTAGGTATGATGGGTCCTTTGGCCGGTGTTGGAGACCCAGTCTTTTGGTTCACGGTCCGTCCAATCCTTGGCGCTCTCGGTGCGTCTTTGGCGCTTGGCGGCTCGATTCTTGGCCCCATCCTCTTCTTTGTGGCGTGGAACCTTATCCGCCTTGCCTTCCTGTGGTACACCCAGGAGTTTGGCTATAAGGCCGGCGCTTCCATTTCTTCAGACCTTTCCGGCGGCATGCTGGGTAAAGTTACCGAAGGTGCGTCCATCTTGGGTATGTTTATCATCGGCTCTCTGGTTGAGCGCTGGGTGTCCATTTCGTTTACCCCAGTGGTATCTACCGTTCCTCAACAGGCGGGCGCCTATATCGACTGGACCAGCCTTCCTTCGGGAGTTGACGGCATCCATGAGGCACTTTCTCTGTATTCCCAGCTTGGGCCGACTGGTCTTGAACAAATGAAGGTCACAACGCTTCAGCAGAACCTTGATTCACTGATTCCTGGTCTCGCTGCAGTTGGTTTGACATTGCTTTGCTGCTATCTATTGAAGAAGAAGGTTTCTCCGATCGTTATCATCCTAGCGCTCTTTGCCGTTGGCGTTATCGGTCGTTACTTCAACTTCATGTAA